One genomic segment of Dysosmobacter sp. Marseille-Q4140 includes these proteins:
- a CDS encoding S-layer homology domain-containing protein has translation MKKLLSLLLSILLFTGAALPWAQAAGGTDGDLDRVTRSVKSALDLDTDGYTDFRGNYEEGELAPLWNLYWSGDAGSLSVSALADGTITDYYVTNSEPSSGPDQGVPGFPKGDAGQAAAAANAFLKRVLGAGESVELEEPSGMDSLDSTTYRFSGTILLNGLPSPLTCSVTVRAADNVVTRFRRDVPETAFLGTIPSADASVTRAAAEQALRSEQSLRLEYILPDEDSTTAVLCYLPDSVHTFYVDAKTGKLVDLTALEQDMYKSGAGAAAGDTAAETEAAENGLSQAEQEGIRQLEGVQSSEALDKALRAVPEYGLSRYALASARYSVGQTAEDGEAPVTCVLRYSRTSGEDVLARTFTVDARTGQVQTLYSSMPWDSEQKAAVSQTKAQAAAEAFLKAYYGDRYTHLDLYEMPGEEAVPMDSGASVSSYTFRFARKENGYFFPEQYYIVRIDASAGSVCGFSFQYDEAVSFDTPEGVLSAQAAMDAWMDTYEVTLGYLLVPQKLTGSDEVTRRLQQMGLTSYYYLKLGYSLEREETCRGIDAKSGQVVLYSWQSDDGDLTYGDLAGSWAQSDIQRLARYGVGYLGGAFQPSKALTQWDLVCLLYSLDRMALDPAQATEQERDEAYAAAYARGTLTRSERNDSAVLTRSQLVRCLLDSAGYGAVAQLKGIFTCAYPDRSSIPADELGYAALAQGLELVQGSYKGRGTATRAQAAVMLCRLMDR, from the coding sequence ATGAAAAAGCTGCTCTCCCTGCTGCTCAGCATTCTGCTGTTCACCGGCGCGGCCCTGCCCTGGGCCCAGGCCGCAGGCGGGACTGACGGAGATCTGGACCGGGTCACCCGGTCGGTGAAGTCCGCTCTGGACCTGGATACCGACGGCTACACCGATTTCAGAGGCAATTACGAAGAGGGAGAACTGGCCCCGCTCTGGAACCTCTACTGGAGCGGAGATGCCGGATCCCTGTCGGTCAGTGCCCTGGCTGACGGAACGATCACCGACTACTATGTGACGAACAGCGAACCGTCCTCTGGTCCGGACCAGGGCGTTCCAGGCTTCCCCAAGGGGGACGCCGGCCAGGCGGCCGCCGCGGCCAACGCCTTTTTGAAACGGGTACTGGGAGCGGGTGAGTCCGTGGAGCTGGAGGAGCCCTCCGGGATGGACAGCCTGGACAGCACCACCTACCGCTTCTCCGGCACTATTTTGTTAAACGGCCTGCCCTCGCCTCTGACCTGCTCCGTCACGGTCCGGGCGGCGGACAATGTGGTCACCCGCTTCCGCCGGGATGTGCCGGAGACCGCCTTCCTGGGAACCATCCCCTCTGCCGACGCCAGCGTCACCCGGGCGGCTGCGGAACAGGCCCTTCGCTCGGAGCAGTCCCTGCGGCTGGAGTACATCCTGCCGGATGAGGACAGCACCACCGCCGTGCTGTGCTACCTGCCTGACAGCGTCCACACCTTCTATGTGGATGCCAAGACCGGGAAGCTGGTAGACCTGACTGCGCTGGAGCAGGATATGTACAAATCCGGTGCCGGCGCCGCGGCGGGAGATACCGCTGCTGAGACGGAGGCCGCGGAGAACGGCCTGTCCCAGGCCGAGCAGGAGGGCATCCGGCAGCTGGAGGGCGTCCAGTCCTCCGAGGCGCTGGACAAAGCCCTGCGGGCCGTACCGGAATACGGCCTGAGCCGCTATGCCCTGGCCTCTGCCCGTTACTCCGTGGGACAGACAGCGGAGGACGGCGAGGCCCCGGTGACCTGCGTTCTCCGGTACAGCCGGACCAGCGGGGAGGACGTACTGGCCCGCACCTTCACTGTGGACGCCCGGACCGGCCAGGTCCAGACCCTCTATTCCTCCATGCCCTGGGACAGTGAGCAGAAGGCCGCCGTCAGCCAGACGAAGGCCCAGGCCGCGGCGGAGGCGTTTTTGAAGGCCTATTACGGTGACCGCTATACCCACCTGGACCTCTATGAGATGCCCGGCGAAGAGGCCGTGCCCATGGACAGCGGGGCGAGCGTCTCCAGCTACACCTTCCGCTTTGCCAGGAAGGAAAACGGCTACTTCTTCCCGGAGCAGTATTACATCGTCCGCATCGACGCCTCCGCCGGTTCGGTGTGCGGCTTCAGCTTCCAGTATGACGAGGCCGTCTCCTTCGACACGCCCGAGGGCGTGCTCTCCGCCCAGGCGGCCATGGACGCCTGGATGGACACCTATGAGGTGACTCTGGGCTATCTGCTGGTGCCCCAGAAGCTGACGGGGTCCGACGAGGTGACCCGGCGGCTCCAGCAGATGGGCCTGACCTCCTATTACTACCTGAAGCTGGGATACAGTCTGGAGCGGGAGGAGACCTGCCGGGGCATCGACGCCAAGAGCGGCCAGGTGGTCCTGTACAGCTGGCAGAGCGACGACGGGGACCTCACGTACGGCGATCTTGCGGGCAGCTGGGCGCAAAGCGACATCCAGCGCCTGGCCCGCTACGGCGTGGGTTATCTGGGCGGCGCGTTCCAGCCCAGCAAGGCCCTGACCCAGTGGGATCTGGTGTGCCTTCTGTACAGCCTGGACCGGATGGCCCTGGACCCCGCCCAGGCCACGGAGCAGGAGCGGGACGAGGCCTATGCCGCCGCCTATGCCCGGGGTACGCTGACCCGGTCAGAGCGCAATGACAGTGCGGTCCTCACCCGGAGCCAGCTGGTGCGCTGCCTGCTGGACAGCGCCGGATACGGCGCCGTTGCCCAGCTCAAGGGCATCTTCACCTGCGCCTACCCGGACCGGTCCTCCATCCCGGCGGACGAGCTGGGCTATGCGGCCCTGGCCCAGGGGCTGGAACTGGTGCAGGGCAGCTACAAGGGCCGGGGCACCGCCACCCGAGCCCAGGCGGCGGTCATGCTCTGCCGCCTGATGGACCGGTAA
- a CDS encoding CotH kinase family protein has protein sequence MPRPFMDPPKNDYDTFLSSNFFVVRFDRSGAVLSVDVSRTSAVTEAEAEEMACRIYESGDESGRTGRFRYLLGESRSGRGSALVFLDTSVENLSYLRVLLLSGAAGLACWGVMLLLVIFLSRRAIRPIVENMEKQKQLNEGTDIEAVVDVDQVIRYFVVHNFVCNFDSYTGSMIHNYYLYEEDGLLSMIPWDYNLAFGGFQGGGDATSMVNYPIDTPVSGGTVESRPMLAWIFADEEYTALYHQYFSEFIAQYFESGYFEQMMAETKALIAPYVEQDPTKFCTYEEFEAGIDTLERFCLLRAQSVRGQLEGTIPSTDEGQTEDGSALVDASGLSISDMGSMNNGGMGGGIGIRDRGQTGEGDLSASTGAPAEQEGSQPDAGEPSAGSPQGADDAADEASAMPEQQTAPNDVPSPDAAGGGQPSAASSAGDSQQGHPTDRNSAMTFPGNSAVSGTTSTDTLLLLGASAAVLLIGLLAAVLYRKRA, from the coding sequence ATGCCCCGGCCCTTCATGGACCCGCCGAAAAACGACTACGACACGTTCCTGTCCTCCAATTTCTTCGTGGTCCGGTTCGACCGCAGCGGCGCAGTCCTCTCCGTGGATGTGAGCCGCACCTCCGCCGTGACGGAGGCGGAGGCGGAGGAGATGGCCTGCCGGATCTATGAGAGCGGGGACGAGAGCGGACGGACCGGCCGCTTCCGCTATCTGCTGGGGGAGAGCCGGTCCGGCCGGGGCAGCGCCCTGGTATTCCTGGACACCTCCGTGGAAAACCTCTCCTACCTGCGGGTGCTACTGCTCTCCGGTGCGGCGGGTCTTGCCTGCTGGGGGGTCATGCTGCTGCTGGTGATCTTCCTGTCCCGCCGGGCCATCCGGCCCATCGTGGAGAATATGGAAAAGCAAAAGCAGCTCAACGAGGGGACGGACATTGAAGCGGTGGTGGATGTGGACCAGGTGATCCGCTATTTCGTGGTCCACAATTTCGTCTGCAACTTCGACAGCTACACCGGCTCCATGATCCACAACTACTACCTCTACGAGGAGGACGGCCTCCTGTCCATGATCCCCTGGGACTATAACCTGGCCTTCGGCGGCTTCCAGGGCGGCGGCGACGCCACGTCCATGGTGAACTACCCCATCGACACGCCGGTCTCCGGCGGCACGGTGGAATCCCGGCCCATGCTGGCCTGGATCTTTGCCGACGAGGAATATACGGCCCTGTACCATCAGTATTTCTCAGAGTTTATCGCCCAGTATTTCGAAAGCGGCTATTTTGAGCAGATGATGGCCGAGACCAAGGCCCTGATCGCCCCCTATGTAGAGCAGGATCCCACCAAATTCTGTACCTACGAGGAATTTGAGGCCGGCATCGACACGCTGGAGCGGTTCTGTCTGCTGCGGGCGCAGAGCGTCCGTGGCCAGCTGGAGGGGACCATCCCCTCCACCGACGAGGGCCAGACGGAGGACGGCAGCGCCCTGGTGGACGCCTCCGGCCTCAGCATCTCCGACATGGGCTCCATGAACAACGGCGGCATGGGCGGCGGTATAGGCATCCGGGATCGCGGTCAGACGGGGGAGGGAGATCTCTCTGCTTCCACGGGCGCGCCGGCGGAGCAGGAGGGCTCCCAGCCGGACGCCGGGGAGCCATCGGCGGGCAGTCCGCAGGGCGCGGATGACGCCGCCGACGAAGCCTCTGCCATGCCGGAGCAGCAGACCGCTCCAAATGATGTTCCCTCTCCGGACGCGGCAGGCGGCGGGCAGCCGTCCGCCGCCTCCTCCGCCGGAGACAGTCAGCAGGGTCACCCGACGGACAGGAACTCCGCAATGACCTTCCCGGGGAATTCCGCTGTGTCCGGAACGACGAGTACAGATACTTTACTGCTGTTGGGCGCCAGCGCGGCAGTCCTTCTGATCGGCCTGCTGGCCGCGGTCTTGTACCGAAAGCGCGCCTGA
- a CDS encoding response regulator transcription factor, which yields MKLLYAEDEAAMSEAVVDILTYHNYMVDAVADGADALAYARLEHYDGIILDIMMPKLSGLEVLRQLRAEGCRTPILLLTAKGEIEDQVQGLDLGADDYLPKPFSMELLLARVRAMLRRREEFTPNVLRRGSITLNQQTYELSGGGQTFVLPKLEYRLMELLMLNKDVYLSSEELLVKVWGYDTEAELGTVWVYISYLRKRLAALNADVTIAARRNVGYRLEVAE from the coding sequence ATGAAGCTGCTGTATGCGGAGGATGAGGCGGCCATGTCCGAGGCCGTGGTGGACATTCTGACCTATCACAACTACATGGTGGACGCCGTGGCCGACGGGGCGGACGCCCTGGCCTATGCCCGCCTGGAGCACTATGACGGCATCATCCTGGACATCATGATGCCGAAGCTCAGCGGGCTGGAGGTCCTGCGGCAGCTGCGGGCCGAGGGGTGCCGCACGCCCATTTTGCTGCTGACGGCCAAGGGGGAGATCGAGGACCAGGTCCAGGGCCTGGACCTGGGGGCGGATGACTACCTGCCCAAGCCCTTTTCCATGGAGCTGCTGCTGGCCCGGGTCCGGGCCATGCTGCGCCGCCGGGAGGAGTTCACCCCCAATGTCCTGCGGCGGGGCAGCATCACGCTGAACCAGCAGACCTACGAGCTCTCCGGCGGCGGCCAGACGTTTGTCCTGCCAAAGCTGGAGTATCGGCTGATGGAACTGCTGATGCTGAACAAGGATGTGTATCTGTCCTCGGAGGAACTGCTGGTAAAGGTGTGGGGGTACGACACCGAGGCGGAACTGGGGACAGTGTGGGTCTACATCTCCTATCTGCGCAAGCGCTTGGCAGCGCTGAACGCCGACGTGACCATCGCCGCCAGGCGGAATGTGGGCTACCGGCTGGAGGTGGCGGAATGA
- a CDS encoding BlaI/MecI/CopY family transcriptional regulator, translated as MTPTIRRLPDGELEVMQALWACKAPAAAADLEERLRASHPMAPTTVLTILTRLGEKGFVTAERAGRRRVYRPLVSRSDYLAAQSGAFFRGLCGGSVSTFAAALCDSGLSREELEELRDLLERDAL; from the coding sequence ATGACTCCGACCATCCGCCGTCTGCCGGACGGAGAGCTGGAAGTGATGCAGGCCCTGTGGGCCTGCAAGGCCCCTGCGGCCGCCGCAGACCTGGAGGAGCGCCTGCGCGCCTCCCACCCCATGGCGCCCACCACGGTGCTGACCATCCTGACCCGGCTGGGGGAAAAGGGCTTTGTGACCGCGGAGAGAGCCGGCCGGAGGAGAGTGTACCGGCCCCTGGTGTCCCGGTCGGACTACCTGGCCGCCCAGAGCGGCGCCTTTTTCCGGGGACTCTGCGGCGGCAGCGTATCCACCTTCGCCGCCGCCCTGTGCGACAGCGGGCTTAGCCGGGAGGAGCTGGAGGAGCTGCGGGACCTGCTGGAGAGGGACGCCCTATGA
- a CDS encoding M56 family metallopeptidase — protein MSVDEMLARTMSASSLLTKREIFCLVAAVAVAAAVSEKSFRDGDGTPLDGRRRHIPYLATFWLPPLMLIFALLPCFGLLSFRHVLSVLFSVLVSVCVYDALLLTALPLLRRYVSARTCAVLWLLPNYLVLLANLNQMKLDRPRWVVHLPVMAVQAACVLWAAGFCAVLVGKIAGHLRFRRALLRRARPAEDPEWLALWRKVQTDAGFPSAPYRLVVSPAAATPLSIGLFPGALRVVLPERAYTAEELELVLRHELVHLSRRDNVTKFFLVFCTALCWFNPLTWLAMDRSAQDIELGCDETVLLDADEGTRRRYAELLLSAAGDGWGFTTCLSASARSLRYRLRSVLHPAAERRSAAALVGVLIFALLSTGGWPALVADSGAGRDLLFPTGRPEDYTVQRVAWREDWESTEYTCADGAALTGLLGDLELGELDGNYATRSLGLPRGKDGGLIVEYAGPGGSYTAVLEDHYLELFPDAASAPVLSDRVYHLREPADWTAVFSLLEAAPG, from the coding sequence ATGAGCGTGGATGAGATGCTGGCACGGACCATGTCCGCCAGTTCCCTCCTCACCAAGCGGGAGATCTTCTGCCTGGTGGCGGCAGTGGCAGTGGCCGCGGCCGTCAGCGAAAAGAGCTTTCGGGACGGTGACGGAACGCCCCTGGACGGGAGGCGACGGCACATCCCCTACCTGGCTACCTTCTGGCTTCCGCCGCTGATGCTGATTTTCGCGCTGCTGCCCTGCTTCGGCCTGCTGTCCTTCCGGCACGTGCTGTCCGTGCTGTTCTCCGTACTGGTCAGCGTCTGCGTCTATGACGCTCTGCTGCTGACGGCCCTGCCTCTTCTGCGGCGGTACGTCAGCGCCCGGACCTGCGCCGTGCTGTGGCTGCTGCCCAACTATCTGGTCCTCCTGGCCAACCTGAACCAGATGAAGCTGGACCGGCCCCGCTGGGTGGTGCATCTGCCCGTCATGGCCGTGCAGGCAGCCTGCGTCCTGTGGGCCGCCGGGTTCTGCGCCGTTCTTGTGGGGAAGATCGCCGGTCACCTGCGCTTCCGCCGCGCCCTGCTGCGCCGGGCACGCCCCGCAGAAGATCCGGAATGGCTGGCCCTGTGGCGGAAGGTCCAGACGGACGCCGGCTTTCCGTCGGCGCCTTACCGGCTGGTAGTCTCCCCCGCCGCGGCCACGCCGTTGAGCATCGGCCTCTTTCCCGGGGCCCTCCGGGTGGTGCTGCCGGAGCGGGCGTACACGGCGGAGGAGCTGGAGCTGGTGCTGCGGCACGAGCTGGTCCATCTCTCCCGCCGGGACAATGTGACCAAGTTCTTCCTGGTGTTCTGCACCGCCCTGTGCTGGTTCAACCCCCTGACGTGGCTGGCCATGGACCGCAGCGCCCAGGACATTGAGCTGGGCTGCGACGAGACGGTGCTGCTGGACGCGGATGAGGGCACCCGCCGTCGCTACGCGGAGCTGCTGCTCTCCGCCGCCGGGGACGGCTGGGGCTTTACCACCTGCCTCTCCGCCTCGGCCCGGTCCCTGCGCTACCGGCTGCGGTCTGTACTGCATCCGGCCGCGGAGCGGCGGTCCGCAGCGGCCCTGGTGGGCGTTTTGATCTTCGCCCTGCTGTCCACCGGCGGCTGGCCCGCCCTGGTCGCAGACAGCGGCGCCGGGCGGGACCTGCTCTTCCCCACCGGCCGGCCTGAGGACTACACTGTCCAGCGCGTCGCCTGGCGGGAGGACTGGGAGAGCACGGAGTACACCTGCGCCGACGGCGCCGCCCTGACCGGGCTTCTGGGGGATCTGGAGCTGGGTGAGCTGGACGGCAATTACGCCACTCGTTCCCTGGGTCTCCCCAGAGGGAAGGACGGCGGTCTGATCGTGGAATACGCCGGGCCCGGCGGGTCCTACACCGCCGTGCTGGAGGACCACTATCTGGAGCTCTTCCCCGACGCCGCCAGCGCCCCCGTCCTCTCCGACCGGGTCTACCATCTCAGGGAGCCCGCGGACTGGACAGCGGTCTTTTCCCTGCTGGAGGCGGCCCCCGGCTGA
- a CDS encoding M56 family metallopeptidase, with translation MERSEPRWVVSLPVPVIWVGAVWATGFCAVLGWKIADHLRFRRALLKSARPVEDPDDLALWQEEQQSAGWKKIRLPLLVSPAVSTPLSVGLFSRSIRVVLPERTYTAEDLRLILRHEIIHISRTDSAAKFFLVFCTAMCWFNPLMWLAKERSAQDLELSCDETVLLDAGDGARRRYAELLLSAAGNGRGFTTCLSASAKTLRYRLRSVVHPPRRHGGALLVGVLMFALLMTSSLTALAYDPVRGAEVFFPDGQEAYTLRTVQWHTKMRTVPCRCADPEALASRLGDLKLEALAGKYTFSGIRPLLEVCFEGPEGTVWIVVREKSLSVIPMGRPSLQSEGDYYLPQGADLEALAQLLTFSE, from the coding sequence ATGGAGCGGTCGGAGCCGCGGTGGGTGGTGTCCCTGCCGGTGCCGGTGATCTGGGTCGGGGCGGTGTGGGCCACAGGCTTCTGCGCTGTGCTGGGGTGGAAGATCGCGGACCATCTGCGCTTCCGCCGCGCATTGCTCAAAAGCGCCCGGCCGGTGGAGGACCCGGACGATCTGGCACTGTGGCAGGAAGAACAGCAAAGCGCCGGATGGAAAAAGATCCGCCTCCCCCTGCTGGTCTCCCCGGCCGTGTCCACGCCGCTGAGCGTCGGTCTCTTCTCCCGGTCCATCCGGGTGGTGCTGCCGGAGCGGACGTACACGGCGGAGGACCTGCGGCTGATCCTGCGCCACGAGATCATCCACATCAGCCGGACGGACAGCGCCGCCAAGTTCTTTCTGGTGTTCTGCACCGCCATGTGCTGGTTCAACCCCCTGATGTGGCTGGCAAAGGAGCGCAGCGCCCAGGACCTGGAGCTCAGCTGCGACGAAACGGTGCTGCTGGACGCCGGCGACGGCGCCCGCCGCCGCTACGCGGAGCTGCTGCTCTCCGCCGCCGGGAACGGCCGGGGCTTCACCACCTGTCTCTCCGCCTCGGCCAAGACCCTGCGCTACCGGCTGCGCAGCGTGGTCCATCCGCCCCGCCGCCACGGCGGCGCCCTGCTGGTCGGCGTGCTGATGTTCGCCCTGCTGATGACCAGCAGCCTCACGGCCCTGGCCTACGATCCCGTCCGGGGCGCGGAGGTGTTCTTTCCCGACGGGCAGGAGGCATATACACTCCGCACAGTCCAGTGGCACACGAAGATGCGGACCGTACCCTGCCGCTGCGCCGACCCGGAGGCCCTGGCCTCCAGGCTGGGCGATCTGAAGCTGGAGGCCCTTGCCGGGAAGTACACTTTCTCCGGCATCCGCCCCCTGCTGGAGGTCTGCTTCGAGGGCCCGGAGGGCACGGTCTGGATCGTGGTCCGGGAGAAATCTCTGTCGGTGATCCCCATGGGTCGTCCGTCTCTGCAGTCTGAGGGCGACTACTATCTGCCCCAGGGAGCGGACCTGGAAGCCCTGGCGCAGCTCCTGACGTTTTCAGAGTGA
- a CDS encoding RNA polymerase sigma factor — MTEAEFNEAAERYLNMVYRIALNWFGNVPDAEDAAQEVMLRLWKSGPPPGEEERLRYWLARVSVNVCKDLSRTPWRLHTVSLEEAAEPLAPEPEDRQVLEEVLRLPKKYRVPLYLHHYEGYSAAEVGAMLGLNVSTVRTRLDRARRKLRQQLEEG, encoded by the coding sequence CTGACGGAAGCGGAATTCAACGAAGCCGCTGAGCGGTATTTGAATATGGTGTACCGAATCGCCCTGAACTGGTTCGGCAACGTCCCCGACGCGGAGGACGCCGCCCAGGAGGTGATGCTGCGGCTGTGGAAGAGCGGTCCGCCGCCGGGGGAGGAGGAGCGGCTGCGATACTGGCTGGCTCGGGTCAGCGTCAATGTCTGCAAGGATCTATCCCGCACGCCCTGGCGGCTCCACACCGTTTCCCTGGAGGAAGCGGCGGAGCCTCTGGCGCCGGAACCGGAGGACCGGCAGGTGCTGGAAGAGGTCCTGCGCCTGCCGAAGAAATACCGTGTCCCCCTGTACCTCCACCACTACGAGGGCTACTCGGCGGCGGAGGTGGGGGCCATGCTGGGCTTGAATGTCTCCACCGTCCGGACCCGGCTGGACCGGGCCCGGCGGAAGCTGAGACAACAGTTGGAGGAGGGCTGA
- a CDS encoding histidine kinase, producing MEDRKNEHRLWVHAGGVFALVLAAALLLTAYMEYGAIQQDRDRMSHIAQSIGSETYETLLSEMGKTRVLEAYLIQTGGSYQGFEKVAPILLRERFVRNVLFAPGGVVEAIYPLAGNESAMGLDMNEEGAGNLEARAAMEKGELYIAGPFELVQGGLGIAGRLPVYLEDAAGQRTFWGIVSVTLDFPEVLSGSPVERVSDQGFACEVWRINPDTGERQTILMSETAPRSGWEAVSLQQELFNADWTITLSPLRPWYAQPSLWLYLAIGLLLSLLAAAGTYNLERVRLMQAEAARREILQLQTQLEHEQTDMLLSQIRSHFFYHTLNSLQALIVLQPDAAYKMAGDFARYLRFTLDAATAAGGMGSFREELRAVRAYADINQAQLGKRLTMVYHVPPEADFPLPVLTIQPVVENAILHGIKPKVGGGTVTLTLDETPTHWRVTVADDGLGFDPTAATEAGSIGLGNVRRRLSRFPGCGIEIESAPGRGTRVVLSYQKSADQFLTNSIQYPQ from the coding sequence ATGGAGGATCGAAAAAACGAACACCGGCTGTGGGTCCACGCCGGCGGCGTGTTCGCCCTGGTGCTGGCAGCGGCGCTGCTGCTGACCGCGTACATGGAATACGGCGCCATCCAGCAGGACCGGGACCGCATGTCCCATATCGCCCAGTCCATCGGCTCGGAAACCTATGAGACGCTGCTCTCTGAAATGGGAAAGACCCGGGTGCTGGAGGCCTATCTGATCCAGACCGGCGGCTCTTACCAGGGCTTTGAAAAGGTCGCTCCCATTCTGCTGCGGGAGCGGTTCGTGCGGAACGTGCTCTTCGCTCCCGGCGGCGTGGTGGAGGCGATCTATCCCCTAGCTGGCAATGAGAGCGCCATGGGCCTGGATATGAACGAGGAAGGCGCGGGCAATCTGGAGGCCCGGGCCGCCATGGAAAAGGGCGAGCTCTATATCGCCGGTCCCTTCGAGCTGGTTCAAGGAGGCCTGGGCATCGCCGGGCGGCTGCCGGTATATCTGGAGGATGCCGCCGGGCAGCGGACCTTCTGGGGCATCGTCTCCGTGACGCTGGACTTCCCGGAGGTCCTCTCCGGCAGCCCGGTGGAGCGGGTCAGCGACCAGGGCTTCGCCTGCGAGGTCTGGCGCATCAATCCGGACACCGGGGAGCGGCAGACCATTTTGATGTCGGAGACGGCGCCCCGGTCCGGCTGGGAGGCGGTCTCTCTTCAGCAGGAGCTGTTCAATGCCGACTGGACCATCACCCTCTCTCCCCTGCGGCCCTGGTACGCCCAGCCCAGTCTGTGGCTGTACCTGGCCATTGGACTGCTGCTGAGCCTGCTGGCCGCTGCGGGCACTTACAACCTGGAACGTGTACGGCTGATGCAGGCCGAGGCCGCCCGGCGGGAGATCCTCCAGCTCCAGACCCAGCTGGAGCACGAGCAGACCGATATGCTCCTCAGCCAGATCCGGTCCCATTTCTTCTACCACACCCTCAACTCCCTCCAGGCCCTGATCGTCCTGCAGCCGGACGCCGCCTACAAAATGGCCGGAGATTTCGCGCGATATCTGCGCTTTACCCTGGATGCGGCCACCGCCGCCGGGGGCATGGGCTCCTTCCGGGAGGAACTGCGGGCGGTGCGGGCCTATGCCGACATCAACCAAGCCCAGCTGGGCAAGCGGCTGACCATGGTCTACCATGTGCCGCCGGAGGCGGACTTCCCCCTGCCGGTGCTGACCATCCAGCCGGTGGTGGAGAACGCCATCCTCCACGGCATCAAGCCCAAGGTTGGCGGCGGTACCGTCACTCTCACCCTGGACGAGACGCCGACCCACTGGCGCGTCACCGTGGCCGACGACGGCCTGGGCTTCGACCCCACCGCGGCTACGGAGGCAGGCTCCATCGGCCTTGGCAATGTGCGCCGCCGGCTCAGCCGTTTCCCCGGCTGCGGCATCGAGATCGAAAGCGCTCCGGGCCGGGGTACGCGGGTGGTGCTGTCCTATCAGAAGAGTGCAGATCAATTTTTGACAAATTCTATACAATATCCACAATGA
- a CDS encoding response regulator, whose product MKTILVDDMLLDLQLFELKCADMPDFEIVGKFTDPDQAIAYAAGHVVDFALLDIDMPGMNGMELAQRLRQIRGDIIIVFATAHPKFAVDALRMKADYMIFKPFDREDIADVMERAKLLRRRQSKRFFFRTFGSFDMLVDGEPVRFRSAKAKELMALCLYRQGCPVSIHEIVECLWGEETAGADSTGYRRTIKELTDTLRDCAAEELILRARGSLQLRLELVDSDYQRFLDGDEDAICHFQGDFLRQYSWAEPMIYTLQEKKQLMLARLSRRDEHP is encoded by the coding sequence TTGAAGACCATCCTGGTGGACGACATGCTGCTGGACCTGCAGCTGTTCGAGCTGAAATGCGCCGACATGCCCGACTTTGAGATCGTGGGCAAATTCACGGACCCTGACCAGGCCATCGCCTATGCCGCCGGTCATGTGGTGGACTTTGCTCTGCTGGACATCGACATGCCCGGTATGAACGGCATGGAGCTGGCGCAGCGCCTGCGTCAGATCCGGGGCGACATCATCATCGTCTTTGCCACGGCCCACCCCAAGTTCGCCGTGGACGCCCTGCGGATGAAGGCGGACTACATGATCTTCAAACCCTTTGACCGGGAGGACATCGCCGATGTCATGGAGCGGGCCAAGCTCCTGCGCCGGCGGCAGAGCAAGCGGTTTTTCTTCCGCACCTTCGGCTCCTTCGACATGCTGGTGGACGGGGAGCCGGTCCGCTTCCGCTCCGCCAAGGCCAAGGAGCTGATGGCCCTGTGCCTGTACCGGCAGGGCTGTCCCGTGTCCATTCACGAGATCGTGGAGTGCCTCTGGGGCGAGGAGACCGCCGGAGCCGACAGCACCGGCTACCGCCGCACCATCAAGGAGCTGACGGACACGCTCCGTGACTGCGCCGCAGAGGAGCTGATCCTCCGGGCCAGGGGGAGCCTTCAGCTGCGGCTGGAGCTGGTGGACTCCGACTACCAGCGCTTTCTGGACGGGGACGAGGACGCCATCTGCCATTTCCAGGGGGATTTTCTGCGGCAGTACTCCTGGGCGGAGCCCATGATCTACACCTTGCAGGAGAAAAAGCAACTGATGCTCGCCCGTCTGTCCCGGCGGGATGAGCACCCATGA